In Desulfobulbus oralis, one DNA window encodes the following:
- a CDS encoding autotransporter assembly complex protein TamA: protein MILLSRHIGMCFFLLLPFCFAACTVGGGRAGAPAQTAKAAEAGDRAAPGSGAAAEARAEREAAGKDRAGGHKKAAPKQAARPAVMVRIEGRLSDAERSNVRNFLSLSRLAPETEPSEGMFAYYLDRADREAAQALEPFGYYNADIRVSDKRRQGGWDVVLQVVPGPATRIGSIDLEYAGEGAQEAALLEARERFARAKGQIFNHSVYEQHKNALLELATELGYPHAHYASSRVEVRRSANRADIALRLDTGIRYTVSDLDFVSDILDKDLLARIASVQAGDPFSPHALTGLRQSLYDTGYFDTVDILYDLDRAENGKVPVTVATTAAPRHRYGLGLGYGTDTGIRATLEYSNRYCNRRGHQLDVRLRPSEQLSSYAAQYSIPVGEPRKDKLGLGTNYQTESFANIDTTTWLSKISREHNEGPWQLAAYLQYLNEDYDTGLHSGRAGLLIPGLSATWILADDRVNTTNGLKLWASAEGSDSNVMSSTTFLQLKAGGKAITTFLPKWRLIGKGQVGVSMMDDLDDLPPSLRFFAGGDQSVRGYGYKKISPRDAAGGLIGGKHLFFYSVELERSLSGGLALAAFYDSAAVVDSFDEYAMDSGVGVGLHWNAPFGQLRLDLAVPTDSIEPHSLRLHFTLGTDL from the coding sequence GTGATCCTGCTGTCCCGCCATATCGGCATGTGCTTTTTCCTGCTGCTGCCGTTCTGTTTTGCAGCCTGCACGGTCGGCGGCGGCAGGGCCGGGGCCCCTGCTCAGACGGCAAAGGCCGCTGAGGCCGGCGACAGGGCTGCCCCTGGTTCGGGCGCTGCGGCAGAGGCACGGGCAGAGCGGGAAGCGGCCGGGAAAGACCGGGCTGGCGGCCACAAAAAGGCAGCGCCCAAACAGGCAGCCCGGCCGGCGGTCATGGTCAGGATAGAGGGCAGGCTGAGCGATGCCGAACGCAGCAATGTCAGAAATTTTCTCTCGCTCAGCAGACTGGCCCCGGAGACCGAGCCCAGCGAGGGCATGTTCGCCTACTATCTGGACAGGGCCGACAGGGAGGCGGCCCAGGCGCTCGAACCCTTTGGCTATTACAATGCCGATATCCGGGTTTCAGACAAACGGCGGCAGGGCGGCTGGGATGTGGTCCTGCAGGTCGTGCCCGGCCCGGCCACGCGCATCGGCTCCATTGATTTGGAATATGCCGGCGAGGGTGCGCAGGAGGCGGCGCTGCTCGAGGCCAGGGAGCGATTCGCCCGGGCAAAGGGCCAGATCTTCAACCACAGTGTCTACGAGCAGCACAAGAACGCCCTGCTGGAACTCGCCACCGAACTCGGCTATCCGCACGCCCATTATGCCAGCAGCCGGGTCGAGGTCAGGCGCTCGGCAAACCGGGCCGACATCGCTCTGCGCCTGGATACCGGCATTCGCTATACGGTCTCCGATCTGGACTTTGTCTCCGATATTCTGGACAAAGACCTGCTGGCCCGGATCGCTTCGGTGCAGGCGGGCGATCCCTTTTCGCCCCACGCCCTGACGGGTCTCCGGCAAAGCCTCTATGATACCGGCTACTTCGACACCGTGGACATCCTCTACGATCTGGACCGGGCGGAGAACGGCAAGGTGCCGGTTACGGTGGCGACCACGGCCGCGCCCCGCCACCGTTATGGTCTCGGCCTCGGCTATGGCACCGACACCGGCATCCGGGCCACGCTGGAGTACAGCAACCGCTATTGCAACCGCCGGGGCCATCAACTGGACGTCCGCCTCCGGCCTTCGGAACAGCTCAGCAGTTATGCAGCCCAGTACAGCATCCCGGTGGGCGAGCCCAGGAAGGACAAGCTCGGTCTGGGCACCAATTACCAGACCGAGTCCTTTGCCAACATCGACACCACGACCTGGCTGTCCAAGATCAGCCGGGAACACAATGAGGGCCCGTGGCAGCTCGCCGCGTATCTGCAATACCTGAACGAAGACTACGATACCGGGCTGCACAGCGGCCGGGCCGGCCTGCTCATTCCCGGCCTGAGCGCCACCTGGATTCTGGCCGATGACCGCGTCAACACCACAAACGGCCTCAAACTCTGGGCCTCGGCGGAGGGCAGCGACAGCAACGTCATGTCTTCCACCACCTTTCTGCAGCTCAAGGCCGGCGGCAAGGCGATCACGACCTTTCTGCCCAAGTGGCGACTCATCGGCAAAGGCCAGGTCGGTGTCAGCATGATGGACGATCTGGACGATCTGCCGCCGTCGCTGCGCTTCTTTGCGGGCGGTGATCAGAGCGTGCGCGGCTACGGCTACAAGAAGATTTCGCCCCGGGATGCGGCGGGCGGGCTGATCGGCGGCAAGCACCTGTTCTTTTACAGTGTGGAGCTGGAACGGAGTCTGAGCGGCGGCCTGGCTCTGGCCGCCTTTTACGATTCGGCCGCGGTCGTGGACAGCTTCGACGAGTACGCCATGGATTCGGGCGTGGGTGTCGGCCTGCACTGGAACGCGCCGTTTGGCCAGCTCAGGCTGGATCTGGCCGTGCCAACGGATTCGATCGAGCCGCACAGCCTGCGCCTGCACTTTACCCTGGGAACCGATCTGTGA
- a CDS encoding dihydropteroate synthase, producing the protein MKAQVASLYQAVDLQQEIPPLIIGERANSNGSKKFRELLLADDFQACLRIAADQESRGAQVIDLCTAYAGRDESADMTTMVRLCARALKAPLMLDSTTPACIEACLQLYPGRPIINSVNLEDGGHTLRQVCRLAKRYGAAVVALTIDESGMAMQTADKLRVARRIYGMAVSDCGLSPQDLLFDCLTFTVGSGDPKLNDAAIQTLEAIRRVKSELPGCLAVLGLSNISFGLKPAARQVLNSVFLHEAVAAGLDAAIVDAAKIVPLASIAADERELSLDLLYNRQRGEESPLMLFIKHFAGREQQAEAAPEEQDSGPEEQLFRKVMQGDKEGLDDLLAILRGRMPPLAIINQLLVPAMRRVGELFGKGEILLPFVLQSAEVMKNAVTLLEPFMDKNAASGGPVILLATVQGDVHDIGKNLADIILSNNGYTVHNIGIKIPAETIIQKARETKADIIGLSGLLVKSAIVMQESLAQFGAAGLRVPVLLGGAALTTRFVAENCVPAYPAPVVYCGDAFAGLKAVQDFEAGKLVATSWSGVRSPKDERGEAEELEHGNPVPKAPFWGARYVNDIDPEALFARLNRAALFRGRWGYRRAKMTEAEYRDLLDHTVEPLYERLRQETLDSGWIRARIAYGYFHCHAEGETLTVEDREQRYLLDFPRQKGAPHRCIADYFKGSSAGGDVAAFFVATIGPRFATEITRLYRDNAYHDYLMLHGLSVELTDALAEYWHDVVKTELGLPAGHQGGRFGFGYTSCPNLELQQPVFALLKPENIGVSLSENMQMIPEQSTSAIVVHHPQARYFAV; encoded by the coding sequence ATGAAGGCGCAGGTCGCAAGTCTCTATCAGGCGGTGGATCTGCAGCAGGAAATTCCGCCGCTCATCATTGGCGAGCGGGCCAACTCCAACGGCTCAAAAAAATTCCGCGAACTTTTGCTGGCCGACGATTTCCAGGCCTGCCTGCGCATCGCAGCCGACCAGGAAAGCAGGGGCGCGCAGGTGATCGACCTCTGCACCGCCTATGCCGGCCGGGACGAAAGCGCCGACATGACGACCATGGTGCGGCTCTGCGCCCGCGCGCTCAAGGCGCCGCTCATGCTGGATTCCACCACGCCGGCCTGCATCGAGGCCTGTCTCCAGCTCTATCCGGGCCGGCCCATCATCAACTCGGTCAATCTGGAAGACGGCGGGCACACGCTCCGGCAGGTATGCCGCCTGGCAAAACGCTACGGCGCGGCTGTGGTGGCGCTCACCATTGACGAGTCCGGCATGGCCATGCAGACAGCGGACAAGCTCCGCGTGGCCCGCCGGATTTACGGGATGGCGGTCAGCGACTGCGGGCTTTCGCCACAGGATCTGCTCTTCGACTGTCTGACCTTCACGGTTGGTTCCGGCGATCCCAAGCTGAACGACGCCGCCATCCAGACCCTGGAAGCCATCCGGCGGGTGAAGAGCGAGCTGCCCGGCTGTCTCGCCGTGCTGGGCCTCAGCAATATCTCCTTTGGTCTGAAGCCTGCGGCGCGCCAGGTGCTGAACTCGGTCTTTCTGCACGAGGCCGTGGCGGCAGGACTGGACGCTGCCATTGTGGATGCCGCCAAGATCGTGCCCCTGGCCAGTATTGCCGCAGATGAACGGGAGCTGTCGCTGGACCTGCTCTACAACCGGCAGCGGGGCGAAGAGAGCCCGCTCATGCTCTTTATCAAGCACTTTGCCGGCAGGGAGCAGCAGGCGGAAGCAGCGCCGGAGGAACAGGACTCGGGCCCGGAGGAGCAGCTCTTCCGGAAGGTGATGCAGGGCGACAAGGAGGGGCTGGACGACCTGCTGGCCATTCTGCGGGGCCGGATGCCACCGCTTGCCATCATCAATCAGTTGCTGGTGCCCGCCATGCGCCGCGTGGGCGAACTTTTCGGCAAGGGTGAAATTCTTCTGCCCTTTGTGCTCCAGTCCGCCGAGGTGATGAAAAACGCGGTCACGCTGCTGGAGCCCTTCATGGACAAAAACGCGGCCAGCGGCGGGCCGGTGATTCTGCTGGCCACGGTGCAGGGCGATGTCCACGACATCGGCAAGAATCTGGCGGACATTATCCTGAGCAACAACGGCTACACCGTACACAATATCGGCATCAAAATTCCGGCCGAAACCATTATCCAGAAGGCCAGGGAGACAAAGGCCGACATCATCGGTCTGAGCGGGCTGCTGGTCAAATCTGCCATTGTCATGCAGGAGTCGCTCGCGCAATTCGGCGCTGCCGGCCTGCGTGTTCCGGTGCTGCTGGGCGGCGCCGCCCTGACCACCAGATTTGTGGCGGAAAACTGCGTGCCGGCCTACCCGGCGCCGGTGGTTTACTGCGGCGACGCCTTTGCCGGACTGAAGGCGGTGCAGGACTTCGAGGCGGGCAAGCTGGTGGCCACCAGTTGGAGCGGCGTGCGCTCGCCAAAGGATGAACGCGGCGAAGCCGAGGAGCTGGAGCACGGCAATCCGGTGCCCAAAGCGCCGTTCTGGGGCGCCCGCTATGTAAACGACATTGACCCGGAGGCCCTGTTTGCCCGCCTCAACAGGGCAGCACTCTTCCGGGGCCGCTGGGGCTACCGGCGGGCCAAAATGACTGAGGCGGAATACAGGGATCTGCTGGATCACACCGTGGAGCCGCTCTACGAACGGCTGCGGCAGGAGACCCTGGACTCGGGCTGGATCAGGGCCAGAATCGCCTACGGCTATTTCCACTGCCATGCCGAGGGCGAAACGCTGACGGTCGAGGACCGGGAACAGCGCTACCTACTGGATTTTCCCCGGCAAAAGGGCGCGCCCCATCGCTGCATTGCAGACTATTTCAAGGGCTCCAGCGCAGGAGGCGATGTGGCCGCCTTCTTCGTGGCGACCATAGGGCCGCGCTTTGCCACGGAGATCACCCGGCTCTACCGAGACAACGCCTACCATGACTATCTCATGCTGCACGGTCTCAGCGTGGAGCTGACCGACGCGCTCGCCGAGTACTGGCACGACGTGGTCAAGACAGAGCTGGGCCTGCCTGCCGGGCATCAGGGCGGCCGTTTTGGCTTTGGCTATACATCCTGCCCGAATCTGGAGCTGCAGCAGCCGGTCTTTGCCCTGCTGAAACCGGAAAACATAGGGGTCAGCCTGAGCGAAAACATGCAGATGATCCCGGAGCAGAGCACCTCGGCCATTGTGGTGCACCATCCCCAGGCCCGGTATTTTGCCGTGTAA
- a CDS encoding bifunctional UDP-N-acetylglucosamine diphosphorylase/glucosamine-1-phosphate N-acetyltransferase GlmU, with the protein MTERADRGAIILAAGLGTRMKSERAKVLHEVFYRPMIAHVAGTVLQAGVTRVVCVIGHQKEAVQAALAGLPVGTAVQAEQKGTGHAVLCAQAACAGLTEILILCGDTPLLRPETLSAMLAQHRQHRPALTLMTTKVARPYGYGRILRAEDDGVAAIVEEKDATKVERLITEINAGVYLAEAAFLFSALARVDTNNSQAEMYLTDIVAIARRSGQQVQPFFHDQPQDVLGVNSRVELAQAEAILQERRNMELMRAGVTMLHPATTRVEPGCELGRDCILHGQVSIERGSSLGQGCVVEQGVVLRRCVLGERVRVGAHSVLEGCRLERGLEVPPLTRRP; encoded by the coding sequence ATGACAGAGAGAGCGGACAGGGGGGCGATCATCCTGGCGGCGGGCCTGGGGACGCGCATGAAATCGGAGCGGGCCAAGGTGCTGCACGAGGTTTTTTACCGGCCCATGATAGCCCATGTGGCGGGGACCGTGCTGCAGGCCGGCGTGACGCGCGTGGTCTGCGTGATTGGCCATCAGAAGGAGGCGGTGCAGGCCGCGCTGGCCGGGCTGCCGGTCGGCACCGCGGTGCAGGCCGAGCAGAAGGGCACGGGCCATGCGGTGCTCTGCGCGCAGGCCGCCTGCGCGGGGCTGACGGAGATTCTGATTCTTTGCGGCGATACCCCGCTGCTGCGGCCGGAGACGCTCTCCGCCATGCTGGCCCAACACCGGCAGCATCGGCCCGCGCTGACGCTCATGACCACGAAAGTGGCAAGGCCCTATGGCTATGGCCGTATCCTGCGCGCCGAGGACGATGGGGTTGCGGCCATTGTGGAGGAAAAGGACGCCACCAAGGTGGAGCGCCTCATTACGGAAATCAATGCGGGCGTGTATCTGGCGGAGGCCGCTTTTCTTTTTTCCGCCCTGGCCCGGGTGGACACGAACAACAGTCAGGCGGAGATGTATCTGACCGACATCGTGGCTATTGCTCGGCGCAGCGGGCAGCAGGTGCAGCCCTTTTTCCACGACCAGCCGCAGGATGTTCTGGGCGTGAATTCCCGGGTCGAGCTGGCCCAGGCCGAGGCGATCCTGCAGGAGCGGCGGAATATGGAGCTGATGCGTGCGGGCGTGACCATGCTGCATCCGGCAACGACCCGGGTGGAGCCGGGTTGTGAGCTGGGTCGGGACTGTATTCTGCACGGACAGGTCAGCATAGAGAGGGGCAGCAGCCTGGGCCAGGGCTGCGTGGTGGAGCAGGGCGTGGTGCTCAGGCGCTGCGTGCTGGGAGAAAGGGTGCGCGTGGGCGCTCACAGCGTGCTCGAGGGCTGCCGCCTGGAGCGCGGGCTCGAGGTGCCGCCACTGACGCGGAGGCCGTGA
- a CDS encoding formylglycine-generating enzyme family protein, with amino-acid sequence MQGIRIFLSALTLALLALAMSAASAAAAIARKDAPVSPEQASNPKADPQDIILPMPCGLSMALRAVAVPGGLMHDRRIVMGLGNTDPERQLYERRFESHIAAPFTTADLPAAWQSRLDPNQQQGFTFYFLGKYEVSQYQWDAVMQESCPAGPPAEGDLPRREISWFDVQRFLQKYNAWLVANHPDKLPRFAGNENNIGFLRLPTEEEWEFAARGGSRVPGEDRDNNDIFPLGQDRLEDFGVFSGQSALTAPSAIGSRKAGPLQIYDTVGNVKEMVDGLFHFSVADMRENGEVFQRLHGAAGGMLCKGGSFRSTQQGVLPGWRDEVPLYTAKGETRPDDMGFRVALSGLNVGSGQRLATLKRENAGREAAQTAAATAAAQAGTGQHMAQTAPAATPLAELDRIAGTAPPEMQPALARLRNLLSDRQSAQERQRAEVLENTARALLYQAETIRGFAFRYFTLHANWLEYLEKHQGTDTNAAKQKIDQRLDEYYQLLLTAANYYKSTLARVSEAEPAEVADIIGRFRQEYSADDSLSRHMRENIASVDKHLKAARSQGIAALDQKQICRDIIPDVHLKALPLKKREGR; translated from the coding sequence ATGCAAGGCATCCGCATTTTTCTGAGCGCCCTGACGCTCGCGCTGCTGGCGCTGGCCATGAGCGCAGCTTCGGCCGCAGCAGCCATCGCCCGGAAGGACGCGCCGGTCTCGCCCGAGCAGGCCAGCAATCCCAAGGCCGATCCGCAGGACATCATCCTGCCCATGCCCTGCGGGCTTTCCATGGCGCTGCGCGCCGTGGCCGTGCCCGGCGGGCTGATGCACGACCGCCGCATCGTCATGGGGCTGGGCAACACCGATCCGGAACGCCAACTCTACGAGCGCCGCTTCGAAAGCCACATCGCAGCGCCCTTCACCACGGCCGACCTGCCCGCGGCCTGGCAGTCCAGGCTGGATCCGAACCAGCAGCAGGGCTTCACCTTCTATTTTCTGGGCAAATACGAGGTCAGCCAGTATCAGTGGGACGCGGTGATGCAGGAAAGCTGCCCGGCCGGGCCGCCTGCAGAGGGCGATCTGCCCAGACGGGAAATCTCCTGGTTCGACGTGCAGCGCTTTCTGCAGAAATACAACGCCTGGCTGGTTGCGAATCACCCGGACAAGCTGCCCCGCTTTGCCGGCAACGAAAACAACATCGGCTTCCTGCGCCTGCCGACCGAGGAGGAATGGGAGTTCGCGGCCCGGGGCGGCAGCAGGGTGCCCGGCGAAGACCGGGACAACAACGACATCTTCCCCCTGGGGCAGGACAGGCTGGAGGATTTCGGCGTGTTCTCGGGCCAGTCGGCACTGACGGCGCCCTCAGCCATCGGCAGCCGCAAAGCGGGCCCTTTGCAGATCTACGACACCGTGGGCAATGTGAAGGAAATGGTGGACGGCCTCTTTCACTTCTCCGTGGCCGATATGCGGGAAAACGGCGAGGTCTTTCAGCGCCTGCACGGCGCGGCCGGCGGCATGCTCTGCAAGGGCGGCAGCTTCCGGAGCACGCAGCAGGGCGTGCTGCCGGGCTGGCGCGACGAGGTGCCGCTCTATACGGCCAAAGGCGAAACCCGGCCCGATGACATGGGCTTTCGGGTGGCGCTCTCCGGCCTGAACGTGGGCAGCGGCCAAAGACTGGCAACGCTCAAAAGGGAAAATGCCGGCAGGGAAGCGGCGCAGACTGCTGCCGCGACGGCCGCAGCCCAGGCCGGAACAGGGCAGCATATGGCCCAGACCGCGCCTGCAGCCACACCGCTTGCCGAACTGGACCGCATTGCCGGGACGGCCCCTCCGGAAATGCAGCCTGCACTGGCCCGGCTGCGCAACCTGCTGAGCGACCGCCAGAGCGCACAGGAGCGGCAGCGTGCCGAAGTGCTGGAAAATACGGCCCGCGCCCTGCTCTATCAGGCGGAAACCATCCGCGGCTTTGCCTTCCGCTACTTCACTCTGCATGCCAACTGGCTGGAATATCTGGAAAAACACCAGGGCACAGACACGAATGCCGCCAAACAAAAGATCGATCAGCGGCTGGACGAATACTACCAGTTGCTGCTCACCGCAGCCAATTACTACAAGAGCACCCTGGCGCGGGTCAGCGAGGCGGAGCCAGCCGAGGTGGCAGACATCATCGGCCGCTTCCGGCAGGAGTACAGCGCCGACGATTCCCTGAGCCGGCACATGCGCGAAAACATCGCAAGCGTGGACAAACATCTGAAAGCCGCAAGAAGCCAGGGCATCGCCGCTCTGGACCAGAAGCAGATCTGCCGGGACATCATCCCGGACGTGCACCTGAAGGCCCTGCCCCTGAAAAAAAGGGAGGGGCGATAA
- a CDS encoding homocysteine S-methyltransferase family protein, translated as MRPEDHNILIIDGACGTNLQQMAIPASAWDGREGCNEILNLNAPEVIISLHRGFVEAGAMVLETDTFGANRVVLAEYGLADKVGEINRAAVRNARTAAGGKADVYVAASIGPGTKLPSLGHIEVAELAAAYTEQMTALIEAQVDLFIIETCQDMLQTKTALVTCLATQERMAAHIPVMVSITMEKSGTMLVGTDIAAACATFAPFPVLSLGLNCATGPADMESHIRYLSRHWPGRISCVPNQGLPEVVNGRTCYPLRPDEYAQAMRRFVTEYGVSIVGGCCGTTPAHTRALVAALQGVAPKKREAAA; from the coding sequence ATGCGACCCGAAGACCATAACATCCTGATCATAGACGGCGCCTGCGGCACCAACCTGCAACAGATGGCGATTCCGGCCTCTGCCTGGGACGGCCGCGAAGGCTGCAACGAAATTCTGAATCTGAACGCACCCGAGGTCATCATCAGCCTGCACCGGGGCTTTGTCGAGGCCGGGGCCATGGTGCTGGAAACCGATACCTTTGGCGCCAACCGCGTGGTTCTGGCCGAATACGGGCTGGCCGACAAGGTGGGCGAAATCAACCGGGCCGCGGTCAGAAACGCCCGCACTGCCGCAGGCGGCAAGGCGGATGTCTATGTGGCGGCCTCCATCGGGCCGGGGACCAAGCTGCCCAGTCTGGGCCACATCGAAGTGGCGGAGCTGGCAGCGGCCTACACCGAACAGATGACAGCACTCATCGAAGCCCAGGTCGACCTTTTCATCATCGAAACCTGCCAGGACATGCTCCAGACCAAAACCGCGCTCGTCACCTGTCTGGCCACGCAGGAGCGCATGGCCGCGCACATCCCGGTCATGGTGTCCATTACCATGGAAAAAAGCGGCACCATGCTGGTGGGCACGGACATAGCCGCCGCCTGCGCCACCTTCGCCCCCTTTCCGGTCCTCTCCCTTGGCCTCAACTGCGCCACCGGCCCGGCAGACATGGAATCCCATATCCGCTACCTAAGCCGGCACTGGCCGGGCCGCATCTCCTGCGTGCCCAACCAGGGCCTGCCGGAAGTGGTCAACGGCAGGACCTGCTATCCGCTCAGGCCGGACGAATACGCGCAGGCCATGCGGCGCTTTGTCACGGAGTATGGGGTCAGCATCGTGGGCGGCTGCTGCGGCACCACGCCGGCACACACCCGGGCGCTCGTGGCCGCTCTGCAGGGAGTCGCCCCGAAAAAACGGGAGGCAGCGGCATGA